The segment GGATTTGCGAGAGAAAAACTGTCCAGAAATCCCCATCTAATGGCAAAGCTTCAACACCAAGAAATCAATTGCTAATCaaagagcagcagcagatggAGGACGAAAACTCTTTGTTTAAATTCCGCAGGGCGAGCGGATGATCGCGATCGTCGCCCTGCACTCCACAATCACAGGAACAAGTTACTCATGTGAACACATTTACCTCGACAATATATCATCTCACGGGTGTTGTTAACTATTCAGGGGAACGCCAACATGCCCTATTCCTTAACATGCAGACAAACACGATTGTCTCAGTGCACCCTGAGACGGTTTCCTGTTACCATGTGCTTCACGTTAGAAGGATCTGAGCATGCATCCTGCCAGCTGTGCAAAGAGCGTAACTGATTCTGTCATCAAGACATCTTGGTCTAAACTACTAGACACACAACTGCcagaccctgtgtgtgtttgggctttCTTAgtcaaagagagaggggggggcagcCTGCACACAGAGCCCCAGAGGAAAAATCACAAGATGGCTGCAGAGAAAAGtcccaaataataataaagtattgTATCCATATATGTTTTGGGtgttttatttgcatttataCCTCATCACAGCTGACGTTAATGACGGCTGCTTCCCATTGAGGTGTTCcctgtttttattcattaacTGTGATGGGTATCACTTTACAATGAGAGATAACTCGATGAGCAGTGATGAGGGAGCGAATGAGAAACAAATGAGGAACTAACTGCTATAGTTAACTATAAGTTCATGTTTAACGCCTAATAAAAATCATTAGAATAAGTAACACTTTGTTAATGATTAGTTAATTAAGAAACAAGTGAGGAACGAATGAAAAAACAACTTGATAAATGATGAATTTCCAATAATAATACCTGATGGAGGACTAATGAAGGATGTGGATAAGTTACTAGAGAATAGACTGGGACATCCCATATTAATGAATCATTAAGTAGGTACATTATTAGTTCTGGGACAACCTATTTATCAATTGTATGTATCATAATAGTGACAGATTCCTCTCTTTATTGACTGTGAATATGCGTTTGGACCTACACACCCGTAGTTTGGTGTTTATTCTCTGGATGTGGTGGGGTGAGGCCATTAAAGTCTCCCTGAGCAACACATTAAACTAAATACAGCcatattaatatttatgttCTCTGTCTGCTTCCCCTGCACGCACTCACTTGAGAGGCCGGGGCATGACGTCAGAGACTCGCGAGCGCTCTCGTTTATATAAACACCACGAGCAAACACACCCAAAACGACTTTCTGTTTTAGATGTTACATttacacactttttaaaaaagggtttacaaaaatataaaagaaaaagaagaaaaaaatagaagaaaaagaaatagcGCGTTGCCGTGACAACCGGTGCAACGGGGTTTGTTGTCACTAGCAACCAGACTAGCCGTTAGCTGGTACGTTAACTTGCAAGTTAGCTTATAGCTTGAGACGCCAGATATCTTTGAAGTTGacgataatataatataataagatAATATCTATCGCTATAAAGTATTTACTGCCAACACAATGGACTCAAACTCGTTGTACTATTCTCTGGAACTCGTTGCGGGGACCGGAAGCACTTTAAGCGTCGAGCAACGAGCCGCCCTGCAGACGTCTCTGGTGATGCTCAAGAAAAACTACAAGTTCCATCGGGTCTTGTTCTGGGGCAAAATACTGGGGCTAAACAGTGATTATTTCATCGCtcaggggagaggagaagatgagATGCAGGACAAAAAGAACCTCTACAGGTAATgtgtaatgtatttatatgattATGTTTATTTGGAGCTACCTCATGTCTGCACTCGACAGGGTGGAATACACCAGTACCTTCCTATTTGTGTGTCCTTGGTTCTGTGTGTGCAGCTTGAACTGCatggactggtctctgctgcctcctgccaCAGACTCCATGATCCAAGACGTGTCCAAGGCTGCGAAGAGTCGCTTCATCGGAGACCCCTCTTACGTGTACGAGTATCACGAGAAGAAGCCCGAACAGGAGGATGAAGCTGGAGAGAATGAAGCAGCTGTTAGTATGATCACTACTGAGCTCTCACATTACACTCCCAAGTGTTATAGTATTCTTTGGTACTGCGTCAGAGCACGCTTTAGTGTAAAAGTAGATCGTTTTAATCCATCAATCTACTGATACCCAAAGAAAACTATTTTAGCACAGCATTATGCAGTATAATTATAACTAAAGCCAAAACAACAAGTGATGTGGCACCAAAGTGTACGACCTTTGCCTAAAGATGTATTTAACTCACACGATATATCTAAGGTCAGCTATGTCTTCAGCAAACAATAAGTTTGAAGAATCAGTCATTGTTCTGGCGGATGTCAATGTCACGGACATGAAATAACAATACAAAGTTTAGAGATGTACTGTTCTTGGTTTTCAGATCAAAGTCATCGAGGAAATCCGGCTGGCGGTGACGGTCCATCTGATCGAGGAGGAAGCGTCTGTGGTGCCTCGTGGCGCCTTCGTTAAAAGTCCTCTTGGTGTTGTCCAGATCAACCGCAGCTTTGGGGGTAAATcgatatgtacacacacacacacacacgtatcacTTTGTCACATGGTGTCTCAATGTGGAGTATCAATATTATGCTGCAATATGAGAATGACTCAGAGATGTTTCATATGGTGTCAATAAAGTGTGGTATTTCATTAAATTGGATGCCTCCAAGAACATCTTTTATACACACCATTTGTTATGTTTATTTGGTTAACTTCCAAGCCAACATGAATATCTTGACATCGTTGGATCCTCGTTGCTGTGGTTGAGTTTAAATTACTCACCGATgtgcattattttatttgtttaggtcTGTCTCAATCAGAAGCGAGGAAGCTTGACAGCTTCTTTCACTTCAGCAAAGCAAAGAATCCGGAGAAATCCATCCTGGAAATTGGGGATTTGAACCCAGCGATCGACTTCCTGGATGTACTGAGCGACGACATTCCTAAAGGTGAAACCCCCGGAGTTCGGTCTCCTCCGGACCGTAACGCGCCACCAGTCGGTTATCGTTGCAACTATCGAAAGTATTGAAACACCCTCGTTGATTTCGTGACCGCCGAGAAAATAGTCCCATCAAACCGGTGCGGAAAGATTATCCTGTCATCTGGATCCATTAATACACATCTTGGATCGGCGTTATTGAGGCCTTCGCAATGCCCGTGGGAAAGcgtctgtttttttctctctctccttcagtgCGTTCCAACTGCCGTGCTCCATAACAACTAAATGAGGTTCAACTGACGGAGAGTCGGGAGGGGTGTCTTCcaagaggaaaaaaacagatAAAATGCTCAGTTGAAGCAGGATTAAACAAACTTGACAACACCATAAAACTCCTGATGGTCAATCTACCCGTCATGATGCAAGAGGGTTTCTGGGAACACGTTGGAAGAGCTTTGGCGTCCAGCGGTCTGATCGCCAGACGGCTATTGCTGGATGAGGAATGTCTGGCCTCTTCGATCTGGTTTTATGGCCAACCTGCCGAGAGGCCGTTCTCCTTCTCATAGGAACATTATCGATAATGATTCTATCGTCATAAAAAACCAGACCGCGAACCAGCACATGGGAAGAGGACCCCCTGTGACCAAACTGAAGTCACATGATTATTATGAATGCTCACAGCTGGAGGAAATCAAATCAAAACAATTCAAAAGGAATAACGTTACCGTTTtagccaattttttttaaatgaatgccgCCAACGGGGAGGCAGAGCACACGCAGTTCAAAATGGACATCTTGAGCGCGGTCGTCCCGTTTGGACAGTTCTCGAAGGTCAGATGATGAATCGACTCCATTGGGATGGAAATGTTTGCATATGCGTGATGAGGGGGAAAAATGCGACCGAAATAATAACTCCAGCGCCCGTGACCAAACACGAAACAGCTGTTTGATTTACCAAGAGGGCTTTcacgcgtttgtgtgtgtgtttgccatgTGTGTTCCGCGAGCTGATGCGGATGTCGGCGGTGTCGTCTCCGCAGCAGACGTCGCACAGCTGTCCGAATGCAGCCGCCTGGACCGAGATGGCATGCGTTGGCCGATGAAGGGGAGCGAGTTCAGAACTTATCTTTTCAAACGGGACTCTGACATGAAGGATCTCCACAGGTGCTCTCCTTTGAGACCCTATGTCGGgcttccccccccttttccacAGCTATCTCGCTATCTTTCCAGCTCCGGATTTATGGCACTAGGTTCGTCCCGCAGCGGTGCAGTCAAGACCTGAAACATGTCTCCACTTTTGAGATCAATCATACTTTCGAAAAAGGCAAAAATAATAGAGGAGAAAGAGACGTCTAATCCTTCAAAATGATCTCTCTTCTGTGGAACGGCATCAAAGAGGCGTTTGATTTAgctttacataaataaatagaacaAAAGGAACCGGTTGGACTGTCAATATCAAAAGCAAAAAAGGTTCATGCATTGGATTATTATCCCATGGCTGCCTTGAAAATGTAATAACCCTCCATTTAACGGCAATCATTTACAgcagactttgtgtgtgtgtgtgtgtgtgtgtgtgtgtgtgtgtgtgtaggatcgtgGAGTCTTCAGTTTGAATGtgccagcagtgtgtgtgtgctccgcaGCCTGTTGTGGCTCGGCCTGACCTTCTACCACGTGCCGATGACGCCGCAGCACGGATACATCTACATCGGGGACGGCGCTAAGAACCTGGACCTTCCCTTCATGCTGTGAAGAGAGACATCTTCCACCTATTTCCGAGCTAAGAACTCTTAACGCGTCTCTGTTGTTCGTATTAACGCCTCAAAATCGATTCCATGCCAACGTATTCCAGGACTTTGTAGTTCCCGtcttaaaacaaataaactaaagAGAGTACGGGCTCTTTGTTGCGTTCAGTTCTCACGTCGCTGTTCCTTTCTCTGTAAACACACGTTGAGAGGCGGAGTAAgcagacacattttatttgcacATCCGAGTATACAGTCGATATACCACCTACTTTGAAATTGTTACACTGACCCAGTTGTTGCTCTCATTAAGTTGCTGCAGAGTTCGCTTcaagggcttttttttttgaaaacccAGCAGAGATCGACGAGATGGCGGCGGGTCGGGCCGCGCACGCTTCGTTGCTCGGGTGACTCGGCTTGATAAACAAAAGGTAGGATAAATACAGATGGTTGAAGCTTTCAAGCCCTTTCCGAGGGCGGCGTGACAAAAGCGGATTCACTTGAAACTGCGTCTTCgtataacacaaaaaaaaaaaagaagaagaaaagatccaCCCCGCTCTCTGAAGCGATCCGTCGGGCCTTCAGTGTTTTATATTAAGGTGCTTGACACCATAACGCACATTGTCCTTGAGGAGTGGGTCGCCGACAGCCATGCGCTTCTTACACCACTTCAGTCCAGTTCTCTTGATGGGTTTCACCGTGTTGATGGACCAGCGGGTGAGGTATCTGCACAACAGAAAAGCGTTAGTGGTTTGAGTTGCACTGAGACTGGTGCTGACAGATCGATCGTCTGCAAGCAGACACACGCGCATACATTACCTGTTCAGTTGTGACTTGGACTTCCTTGGGACGTGGCCCTCTGGAAGTTGGGGCTTATGGTCGGGGAGCAGACCttcaacacagagagacacgcaTACACATGCATGTATTCCATACAAGTCATCAAAAACAGACATGAGCAAATAtagaaaatgtgtaaaaaagGCTCAGCTGTATTTGGTGGCTTTGTATTAAGTTACATACACTATCCAACTAAGACAAGCAGAGTTAAACTAACTCATTAGCTTTTTTTACCAGCACTATTGTCTGAAAAAATGTCTTTAATATCAACGATGCTGAAAAAATTggtcaattaatcaattaaaagAGCAACTTTTTCGTAATAATTGAAAAATCTATTATACTCAGCATCATATTAGGCAGTCGGAACGTGGTACATGGCCCTACATGATTTGAGTTTGGTGCGGACGAAGATTCAAGGACACAAACGAGGAGCCGGCAGGAACACCGACCTGCTCTGTGGGCCATCTGGACGCAGATGGCGATCTTCTTATGCTCCTCTGGACAGAGACCAGTGATTCTCTTTGGCAACAACCCTCCATCTGACCTGATGAACTGACTAAGCAACAGGACGTCCTGGAGGGGTTGGAAGCATttttattgaataaataaaaataaaaaagcggaAAAAAAGACACACTAAACAAGCGGATTCCCTTTTTCCAGATGTTTGAGATATTCCTCTGCTCGTTGCATTCCTGTAGACGGCCTTACCGTGTAGTTGTATTTGTGTTGCAGGTTCCACCTGTAGATCGGACACTTGGCTGCGGGGTTCGGAGGCTCTGGTGCCGTTCGAACGTCCAGTATGTGTCCCTCAATCTGACCGGTAGGGATACAACACGTTACGGTAGGTTCCTTGACAGGTtgactgattattattatttacatgtgcagTAAGAGAAACTGATTTTTCATTTTGAACACCAGCCCCCCTCTCCCACTATCCCACCCAGCTGAAGAGGTGTGCCAATGCAGGTCAAAGGAGTTGCCCTCGTTGCATCTCCTCATATCTGACAGAGCCTCTTCTTTTGGAAGAACATCTGAAATTTATGAGTTTGCACTGTGAGTTGCAATGATGTACCAAGCCAGTATCCAAATAGCTTTcctaaaaagggaagaaaaagcaCTGCAAACCAGTGTCTTGTTCTCTGAGAGCGCTCCACCATTTGTATGCGCCCACTCTGAGCTCGTGAAGCGAAAAATCTTTAAACTTTTCAGAAAAACTCAATGGGGGAGAAGCTTGTTTTGGCTTAATATGGCTTTAATATGTCCCAAACATAGCAAaataagaagagaagagaaaatacAGGCAGAGGGCCGGCTCTCCTTAGATACAGACACCACCACACACTTCTAGGGATTACTTTATATCagtctatacatgtgaacacactgAATACGATAGCTTTAAACATAAATACTGTGCATCTATTTGTCTTTCAATGGGGTTCTTGAGTAAATACCATGGCATACCAAGGGAATCAGGAatattataaacacacacacagttgtgtttatttataatcCCCAACTCGATCAGAAGTCACTGACATGCTTCAGGGACCATGATCAGTTTCACATTAGTCTGGGTTGACTTACCGTTGTTATTTTACCCTCCTGCTTCTTCACCACTGTGAAACAGACATGTTATGATGTTAGGCCTTCGAACAGAAATATGAAGAGAACAAATATTTACTGCCTTCCTTTTGTGGAGCCAAATCAGACGGTGGTTAGCTGAGGCTGAGAGCCACAGAGCTCGTCTAGCAAGCAGGAATTCACTGAAATAATGTCTGttgatgtttttctttgttgttgttttctgagAGGTGCATGCTGCATGCAAGTCTAAGATGAAACAACCTTTGAGATgcgttagcatgctagctaaCACGAGCTCTTCTTACTTCCATCTTAACGTGGAGATGAAACTCACCTTGGCGGATTCCTCGAGTCTGAATGGTTAAAGCCGATAGTTGGGGAACATTTATCATCTGTTGGACTTTAACATTCACTACTTTCAAACCCGAAAATGAGCTCCACACAGACCTCAGCATACTGCGGGCTGCCATGTTTACGTCCCGACCTTCGCCGCCGTCTCTTCCGGTCTGGTAATCTCGCGAGAGTAAAGAAACCGCGACACTCACGGCGAAGACCAACACAAGTCACATTCCAGCAGAAAAATAGGTTatacaattaaacaaatcaACTTACATTTATGTTTAATGAACTggcttgattaaaaaaaaggatatgAACAACaggaaattacatttaaaatacaaatgaatataaatataacttaGACTTCATGATACTTAATCAACATATTTGTCTCATAGGACAGCACATTGAATAGCCTACATCTAATTAATCTGCAACATACCTCAAAACAAACTGCAGCACGAGGGGGGAAATCAATGAAGCCATGTTGAAAAGAATAGTGTCCCAGAACAAGGGAGAACTCCCAGGAAAATGTGATCGTGACATCCGGatcacagagggagggagtgtaAAAGAGAGTGCACAAGCTAATATGTATtcgtatgtatatgtattcgTGCCAGTGCGGGAGAGCATACATCCATGCCATAAACTGCATGTGTATCCGAGAGAGAACGTTAATCCTCGCGTTGCTTTTGTTTAGATGCTCAGAGTTCAAACCAAAGATTCAACTCAAGCCTCTTTTCATCGCGAGCTCATCTGATGAGAGTATGAGAGGCACAAAGAGGAGCGTGCCAGCCCTTTGTAAACTGGTGGATACAGGTAGATTCTTCCCGATGCAGAGACTCAGAGGAGATAAAGAGTTTGATGTTTGATAGTGTTATCATGAGAACACTATGCCATTGTCCAGTCATGTTTTAGTTTACTGTTCTTCAGCATCTTTCTTATGGCTGTTTGCACAAAGAAACCAGAGACAGGCGGCAACAATAGATCTGCTTACAGAAGCCCTTTCTTCGattcaataaaacacatttatgcaACGTGTTCCTGTTCAAATAAGAGCTTTTCCCGTAAAATCGTTATCTTTATGCAAACAGGTTTCCTTTTTTGTCCTCAGGGTATAGGTCTCAATCTtccatacaaaaatattaaaatatgaatatgaaatatTCAGTTGGCTCTGGGCTTTGTGTGCATGCAGCATTTTCTCTTTTAATACATTCGCACTGATTTAAAGGTCATTTTTCCATGAGTGTCGAGCACGCATcaacaaacagaagaagaaacactgcAAGCATCAACGTCAACAATGCACAATTTGAAGTTTTAAAATATTGGCTTTTCCAAATGTTTCATCAGAaaggatatgtgtgtgttccaccCAAAAGGTGCACAGGAGTATAACTCTTATTTGTTTATGGAAAAATAGACTTTTGGATTCTAGTGTatttggaaacacattttctatGAAACAATGGTCATtatagttgtttattttctaatatagttgattatatataataatataataataataataattattattattataaactttatttgtattcatttatttttctatttttctatttatttatttcattataatatttattttttatttttttgatatAAGAtacaacacacatttatatgtacatacatacagaagCACAAACAATAcattaaataacatatatatatatatatatatttttttattattttttttaattatttgcgtttttttttttttattttttttttattttttatttttattattatttattattttaatttataatttattttttatttatattggaaacaacacaacaacacacagtaaaaaacaacattaaataacattacaatttgtatacatatataatatattttgattatatttatttgcgtattaattattccaatatGTGATTGGAATAACTTAAAGTAAAGATTCCAGTAAAAACAGCGATTATAGAATAGGTAGAGAACATCTTTGTTGTGACACCCGCTAGACACAACCTTGTTCTTGTAATAACTTTACAAACATCCCGGTTGTTTGATTtcatgctcccccccccccccgaaaaaaaatTCCTCAATGCCATCTGAACTGTGGAGCCTAATGGAGCCGCACACAAAGATGCAAATGGCCTTCTGTGTCCGTCTCCGCAGAGTGTAGATAGATCGAGATTACCGTCACCCTGCCGCCACAAAGGGAGCATTGTCTCCGTGATCAGGTCCCTTCGTCAAGGACACTTAAGCGGTCACATTCCTTGAGAGAAGCCCAACAAAAATGGCATTTAAAGTGTCTGGCCACCTCCTCTCAGGctttgatattcaaatgaaacaTGGCCCTGTACAAACAGGTGCCTCagctgaggaagagggggggggtgggagtaAATCAGATAGGAGCTTTCCGTCAGATGAACAGAGCTCGCCTGACATTTTCACAGCGAGCACTGAGGGATGCTGAAGCAATGTTGGTTCGACGTCGTGGTGGGAAGTTATTGCCGcgcggaggaaaaaaaaggtttgaccTCAGCTTCCTCGGACGAACTGCTGACGCGCAGCATGGAGcgagcaagaagaagaggagcgggGCACGGTCACATCACACACAGAACAAATCCAAAAACCACACGGGCACATTCCCCTTTTATTGTCACACTGGTCAGTTTGTTTTCCCTTTTCATGTTTTGGGGAAGACTCAAAGGCCCCCGGTGAAAGTCTCCGCTGAAGAGTccaaacaccaaaaaaaaaggcctccaggagggtcaTGTGAGGAACACCGTGGGATCTGAGAGTTCggcaacttttttttatatatcaaaATCGCTGCATTACGCAATCTGACTGCGAGGCTTCTCTCTGCGCACGGCTTCCTTTCGGTGAAGATTTCTCTCGGTGAGAGCCAcaggtttttttggtttttttcctcCGACACAACGTCTCATTCCCATGCAGATGGAATGTGTGGATTTGCTGCCATCCAAATTGATGGGCACAGTCTGGGATGCAATTAAGGCATAGCTGTCACTAAGAGGCTTCTCCTGGGTGATTAACTTGTAAGGGCTGTTGCATCCAAGGAAGTCAACTGAACACAATTAGCCTATTTCtcgactctttttttcttcttcaagggAATGGAGTTTGGTTAAAGGCCCCCACCGCCTGAAAGATGAGGTGAGAGGCAAGAGGCTTGCCAGAGCGGACGACTGGAGACTAACAGAGCGGATCTCGAGGTCTGGAGTGACATCCGATGCGCGTGAGTTCATGAGGTTCTGCCGTTGGGGAAAGATTTCTCGCAAGTGACAAGAATCTTCATCCTTCTAAGTATCAAcgagccccccccaccccatcctccttcccttccccctcctctaTTTCTCAGCCCTCTCTCGCTCACTACCCTTCCGGCACTTATTTGGGTGTACGTGCTAAATGGCACTGGCCTCTTCGACCATGGCTCTCTGAAGAGGGCTGTTATccccatttcttcttcttcttccttcttccttcttctttctttttctttttcttccttcttccttcttccttcttcttcttcttcttccttctttgtcttcttcttcttcttccttcttggtcttcttcttcttcttccttcttccttcttcttcttacttcttttatcttctttcttcttccttcttcttcttccactactttcatcctctctctgacccacattctcacacacacaaacacaatgccCCCCTCCGGATCTAATATGCACACTTCATATATGACGAGCCGTCTTTAGAATCTGTACCGTTTTCATGCGGGTCGCATTGCCTCTGCGACACAATGCGAACAAATAGCTCCTTGGCTCCCGAGTGGTCCTCTTCAAATGTTTGAACGCACCATGTTCTCTTTgcattttccttttcctttttcggGGTCGAGTTGTGTTCGTCGTCCCCAGTGGCTCGCAAAAAACCAGGACGTCAATTAAAACACAACTCTGACCTGGAATCATTTCCCCCCCGTGCATCTGTTTCTGATGAAAGCATCACGTTTCACCTGTCGGCACGGCAACTACGGGAAGTGTAACCTGTGTTTCATGTGAGCTGCGAAGGAAGTTTTAATG is part of the Pseudoliparis swirei isolate HS2019 ecotype Mariana Trench chromosome 12, NWPU_hadal_v1, whole genome shotgun sequence genome and harbors:
- the rsph9 gene encoding radial spoke head protein 9 homolog — its product is MDSNSLYYSLELVAGTGSTLSVEQRAALQTSLVMLKKNYKFHRVLFWGKILGLNSDYFIAQGRGEDEMQDKKNLYSLNCMDWSLLPPATDSMIQDVSKAAKSRFIGDPSYVYEYHEKKPEQEDEAGENEAAIKVIEEIRLAVTVHLIEEEASVVPRGAFVKSPLGVVQINRSFGGLSQSEARKLDSFFHFSKAKNPEKSILEIGDLNPAIDFLDVLSDDIPKGSWSLQFECASSVCVLRSLLWLGLTFYHVPMTPQHGYIYIGDGAKNLDLPFML
- the mrps18a gene encoding 39S ribosomal protein S18a, mitochondrial isoform X1, which produces MAARSMLRSVWSSFSGLKVVNVKVQQMINVPQLSALTIQTRGIRQVVKKQEGKITTIEGHILDVRTAPEPPNPAAKCPIYRWNLQHKYNYTDVLLLSQFIRSDGGLLPKRITGLCPEEHKKIAICVQMAHRAGLLPDHKPQLPEGHVPRKSKSQLNRYLTRWSINTVKPIKRTGLKWCKKRMAVGDPLLKDNVRYGVKHLNIKH
- the mrps18a gene encoding 39S ribosomal protein S18a, mitochondrial isoform X2, which gives rise to MAARSMLRSVWSSFSGLKVVNVKVQQMINVPQLSALTIQTRGIRQVVKKQEGKITTIEGHILDVRTAPEPPNPAAKCPIYRWNLQHKYNYTDVLLLSQFIRSDGGLLPKRITGLCPEEHKKIAICVQMAHRAGRCSCRLLVCVLESSSAPNSNHVCSPTISPNFQRATSQGSPSHN